One window of Gemmatimonadaceae bacterium genomic DNA carries:
- a CDS encoding YggT family protein: protein MASGIALFDQILGAVRFVLLVTAGIFAVFCLIDWMVRTRRINLFGSLARFSRSKIDPVLEPIERRVVAAGGNPVSAPLWALAAAVIGGILLISVLDFIRAELIGLAFAMQTGPGGLFKLVVAWAFDFLRIAILVRVVSSWLPVSPYSPWIRWSYAVSEPILRPLRQVIPAMGPMDITPIIAYFLVGFLQGAVLRLL, encoded by the coding sequence GCCGTCCGCTTCGTGCTGCTGGTGACGGCCGGCATATTCGCCGTCTTCTGCCTCATTGACTGGATGGTGAGAACGCGCCGCATCAACCTTTTCGGATCGCTCGCGCGCTTCTCGCGCTCGAAGATCGATCCGGTGCTCGAGCCGATCGAGCGCCGGGTGGTGGCTGCCGGCGGCAATCCGGTGAGCGCGCCACTGTGGGCGCTCGCCGCGGCGGTGATCGGCGGAATCCTCCTCATCAGCGTACTCGATTTCATCCGTGCCGAGCTGATCGGGCTGGCTTTCGCGATGCAGACCGGGCCGGGCGGACTGTTCAAGCTCGTCGTCGCGTGGGCGTTCGATTTCCTCAGGATCGCGATTCTGGTGCGGGTGGTGAGCTCGTGGCTGCCCGTGTCGCCGTACTCGCCCTGGATCCGCTGGTCCTATGCGGTGAGCGAGCCGATCCTGCGGCCCCTGCGCCAGGTGATTCCCGCGATGGGTCCCATGGACATCACCCCCATCATCGCGTATTTCCTTGTCGGGTTTCTGCAGGGAGCGGTGCTCCGGCTGCTGTGA
- a CDS encoding DUF167 domain-containing protein, producing MAVTTARGCIRFAVHVQPRASRTEIVGVHGTALKVRLHAPPVDGAANTALIELLADKLGVPKRAVRIVAGQSSRGKTVEIEGVSPASVHALAEGEGIS from the coding sequence GTGGCTGTCACGACCGCGCGAGGATGCATTCGATTCGCCGTGCACGTTCAACCGCGCGCATCGCGAACTGAAATTGTCGGCGTGCATGGAACGGCGCTGAAAGTGCGGCTCCATGCGCCTCCCGTGGATGGCGCCGCGAATACAGCGCTTATCGAGCTACTCGCGGACAAACTCGGCGTTCCGAAGCGCGCTGTGCGCATCGTCGCCGGGCAGTCATCGCGTGGAAAGACTGTGGAGATAGAAGGCGTATCACCCGCGAGCGTGCACGCGCTCGCAGAAGGAGAGGGGATCTCATAG